Below is a window of Triticum urartu cultivar G1812 unplaced genomic scaffold, Tu2.1 TuUngrouped_contig_5426, whole genome shotgun sequence DNA.
AGGCGTGTTGTGGTCCTGGAGATTTAagtcaccgccgccgccacaaCTTTTGCAGATCTGAGTCACCGCTGGCAACAAGCAGAAAAAGAATAACCTGCGGAAGAAATATAATCGCTAGAAGGGATCGGGCCAGAGAAAGATAAGACTCCTTGATGGCACGAGCCAGCAAAAGAGGGGGTGAGACTCGATTTCGCGCCACCCGACACCGACATATTTTTTCGCCCGCTATCTTATTGTCGACTCCGCCATACAACGTGGCGCACATCGTTCCTCTTTTACGCTTGACTAAACCTGACTTGCTAGAAACGACCGAACTTTTCTAAATTCTAACGAGTGAGGTTGTGCTTTAACGTTCATACGTGTACATGGCAACACTTCGTATAGGCAACCAAACGATTTTTTTTTTGGGCACCAAACAGGCCCTACGAGCCCGAGCACACCGCGAGGTCAGCGATCCTCACCTTGTCGCTCCCCACCAACCAGCGCCGAGCACGTGGATCACCGGGGGCAATCCCGGAACTTTTTTTCCCGAACGTTCACAGGAAACCGCCTCGGTCCACGTTTGCCCAGCCCCCCCCTCATCTATAAATTGCTGCCCCACGCCTCTCCACCCCTCGTCCCAGCCGTTCGAGTTCAACCGCCCAACAAATCCCGCAGCGCAAGTCGAGGAGGAACCGCAGAAGAAGAAGATGGCGCGTACCAAGCAGACCGCCCGCAAGTCCACCGGCGGCAAGGCCCCCCGCAAGCAGCTCGCCACCACCATCGTGCGTCTCGCCGCCTCCCTTGTCTCCTTCTTCCCCGGATCCGATCAGTTGCTGCTTCGCTGATGATCGACGGTTTCGATTGTGGCGTTTTCTTTTCAGGCGGCGAGGAAGTCGGCCCCGACCACCGGCGGCGTCAAGAAGCCCCACCGCTACAGGCCCGGCACGGTGGCGCTGAGGGAGATCCGCAAGTACCAGAAAAGCACGGATCTGCTCATCCGCAAGCTGCCCTTCCAGCGCCTCGTGCGGGAGATCGCCCAGGACTTCAAGACCGATCTGCGGTTCCAGAGCCACGCCGTGCTGGCGCTCCAGGAGGCCGCTGAGGCGTCCCTCGTCGGGCTGTTCGAGGACACCAACCTGTGCGCCATCCACGCCAAGCGCGTCACCATCATGCCCAAGGACATTCAGCTCGCCCGCCGCATCCGTGGTGAACGCGCCTAGAATCCTTGATGTGAGATCCTATATTATCGTGCCGTTCGTTGTAAGCAAGCTAGTTGATTCGCTTCTGGTTTCTAGACGTGTTATATACCATGCATAGTACCTCGTGATAGGCAACTTTTATTTCGCTGTAAATATCAAATGTAGTCTAAAACAAATAATTGTCTGCTGCTCTTTCTTTTGGTTATGTTTGTGAAACAACTGCTGTATTGGGGTATCATTATCTGTTCGGAGCAATCACGTAATCATTGCCTTCTGTTCTTTCAACCGTCGTTCGTTGGTAATTCGGATATTCAGGAACACATTGATCATGGTCGCAATGGTGATCATGCCAAAATGGATATATTCCATGAGTTCTTGCGCCTTGTGTCTGAGTTCTTACGCCTTTTCTTTGATGGATCGTCATTCTTGCTACCATTCTTATACATGAATCCTTCTCTATTACGCATGTATCGTTTAGTACAAACTACCTCATTTTCTAACTTCTATTGCCCAATACAAACTCCAAAACTAGAGTGATATATAAAGCAACCAATGACATACAACATACACCCAACAGCACACACACGTCCAAGGCAGATACAAGGGAGCTGACGATCAACAACACTACTCCAAAGATCCCAAAGACAAAAGAGCATAGCTAAAGAACTAAGGAGCGCTCCACTGTGCGCAAGTACTCCAGAGCGGTGCGACACCGGAGAGACACCACCGCCCGATCCACTGAATCAAGATTTTCACCCGGAGTAATGCGAAGGACGCAGGGCCACCATGAAGGAGCCCGTCAGTGCCCGAGCTCCGCCCACGAACCCACAACTCCCACCACCAAGGCCACCGCCCTGCATCTAGACACTCCGGAGACCATCAGAGCTACGGGCTTTGAGCCACCATCAGAACCGCCAGTGGGCTTCTCACCCTGAACCCCAATTTGTAGCCAAGAGGCACCCCGACCCCTGCTAGGCTTCGAAGAGCGGATGTGGGAGTGGAGCTCGTTCAGCCTGGCGCACTGCGCCCAGTGACAAGTAGTCGGTCTACCCATCCCTCCATCAGCCTCCCATGCATCACCCCTGACGCCCTACCATGACCACCGGCTAGATCCAGGCGAGGACGAAGCAGCCACCCGTCCGCCGGCAAGGGCCACCGAATTGGCCGCACCCTGCCACCGAAGAGGGCCTCCAGAGGAGCCAGCAACCTGACACGCACCATCGTCGTGACcaatgttttaaatagcgggCTATGGCATTTAGCGACGACCCTTAAAAACATCTATAGCTGGGGTATACTAGGCTATAGCAGAGCTATAGTAGCAAATTGTACATGAAATCATTTAGCGGCAACACCCTCAAACAGCTATAGCGGGGCTATAGCCGGCTATTTAAAATTATGACCGTGACGCCATGGCGCCTCGCCGCCAGGTATTGTCACCCGCCTTGAGCCGAGCCGACGCAGCCCGTGCCACCCGCAGGGTAGAACCAGCCAACGCCGATGTTGCCACCCCAGCCACGCATCCGCCGTGCACCACCTATGTCCAGCCCACCACACCTAGCCT
It encodes the following:
- the LOC125529205 gene encoding histone H3.3-like, with the translated sequence MARTKQTARKSTGGKAPRKQLATTIAARKSAPTTGGVKKPHRYRPGTVALREIRKYQKSTDLLIRKLPFQRLVREIAQDFKTDLRFQSHAVLALQEAAEASLVGLFEDTNLCAIHAKRVTIMPKDIQLARRIRGERA